One window of Athalia rosae chromosome 4, iyAthRosa1.1, whole genome shotgun sequence genomic DNA carries:
- the LOC105691196 gene encoding uncharacterized protein LOC105691196 isoform X2: MLIEIISYLNARDRLTLSCLSRRFNALIFEEKKSLRALDFSEKGYLTSMSDILKYFNNKNKYEHIHSININNVYCTRPAQILQCIGKAVNLVDINITGNTFKDVVQLASFLKPLKHVKKLCINWPTALINDVMCCKILEEPFGRLTHLTLTLCNVKYKKTLIYALELCQNLEELCLLQTTEWLSSGIGDPWFPEPKKLTKLRVAACCGCDTEFLRRIVVDMLPNPEQWAKFQPYDATNTHYFYFEREVQVFKELYDNVRMDFNPFTQSLQKVAWFLLFECLLREVIKIIDHSAPSKFCCLSHCTDQYLCLLRIKEAKLLLKNPRHQLTYLYLNHNIEPGCDVHLVAATFPSLSKLVLSNVIKSKGSLLKKVEAEIGFKRKRLALEEQNHSADQSSFSKLVEATPNLKDLTLCGSTLQEDQSWDLSALHLIKKWESLTTLCLANLPIRSGQFLVEIGKQCTNLELLRLENLGARGVCCYRTELQQMLTNCQNLKDFAMRQDNLGQVSPLFAKLSENPKLRRVCVSSLGKGNIIGDLVLAVGNLMSSANLILFVCEIEGMTQAACTRLKSNLQRLKEVLHRPTFQFEVNWLGSPEPARNVSLHSIHKDLLFPLRLVDALYRLDCS; this comes from the exons ATGTTGATTGAAATCATCTCATATCTCAACGCAAGAGATCGCCTCACACTCAGTTGTTTGTCCAGGAGGTTTAATGCCCTTATatttgaggagaaaaaatctttgag agctctggatttttcagaaaaaggCTACTTGACTTCTATGTCAGACATACTTAAGTATTTCAATAATAAGAACAAATATGAGCACATACATTCCATAAACATCAACAATGTCTACTGCACAAGACCAGCGCAAATATTGCAATGTATTGGTAAGGCAGTAAACCTCGTCGACATCAACATTACTGGAAACACATTTAAAGATGTGGTCCAGTTAGCTTCTTTTCTGAAACCATTGAAACAtgttaaaaaattatgcatAAATTGGCCGACTGCTTTAATTAATGATGTAATGTGCTGTAAGATTTTGGAGGAACCATTTGGTAGGCTCACACATCTGACGCTGACACTTTGCAACGTCAAATACAAGAAAACGTTGATCTATGCGTTAGAACTATGTCAAAATCTAGAAGAACTGTGCTTGCTACAGACAACTGAGTGGCTGTCGTCTGGTATTGGAGATCCTTGGTTTCCAGAGCCTAAGAAACTTACAAAACTCAGGGTAGCTGCGTGCTGTGGCTGCGACACAGAATTCCTCAGACGAATCGTCGTTGACATGTTGCCAAATCCTGAACAGTGGGCTAAGTTTCAACCATACGACGCGACAAATACGCATTACTTTTACTTTG AACGCGAGGTTCAGGTATTTAAGGAGCTGTACGATAATGTACGCATGGATTTTAACCCCTTTACGCAGTCCCTGCAGAAAGTGGCATGGTTCCTGCTTTTTGAATGTCTGTTGAGAGAGGTCATTAAAATTATCGATCACTCAGCTCCGAGTAAGTTCTGCTGTTTATCCCACTGTACGGATCAATATCTGTGCTTGCTGAGGATCAAAGAGGCAAAG TTACTGCTTAAAAATCCTAGACACCAATTAACTTATCTATATTTGAACCACAACATAGAACCAGGGTGTGACGTCCATCTAGTTGCAGCAACCTTTCCAAGTCTTTCCAAGCTTGTTTTATCCAATGTAATTAAAAGCAAag GCTCTTTGTTAAAGAAAGTTGAAGCAGAAATAGGATTTAAAAGAAAACGTTTGGCTCTCGAGGAACAAAATCATTCGGCAGACCAATCGTCTTTCAGCAAGCTTGTCGAGGCCACTCCTAATCTGAAAGATCTCACTCTTTGCGGGAG TACGCTTCAAGAAGATCAATCATGGGACTTGAGTGCGCTGCATCTGATTAAGAAGTGGGAAAGTCTGACAACTTTGTGTCTTGCAAATTTGCCAATTAGGAGTGGTCAGTTTCTGGTTGAGATCGGAAAACAATGTACAAATCTGGAGCTCTTGAGACTGGAAAATTTAGGTGCCCGAGGTGTCTGTTGCTACAGGACTGAGCTTCAGCAGATGTTGACTAACTGTCAAAACTTGAAAGATTTTGCTATGCGCCAAGATAACTTGGGGCAGGTGTCCCCTCTTTTTGCAAAACTTTCCGAAAATCCGAAACTCAGAAGAGTCTGTGTTAGCAGTTTAGGCAAAGGAAATATCATTGGTGACTTAGTGTTGGCGGTGGGAAATTTAATGAGTTCAGCCAACTTAATTCTGTTTGTATGCGAAATCGAGGGAATGACTCAGGCAGCATGCACCAGACTGAAATCTAACTTACAGAG GTTGAAGGAGGTATTGCACCGTCCAACTTTCCAGTTTGAAGTCAATTGGCTTGGCTCTCCTGAACCTGCTCGGAACGTCAGCTTGCATTCTATCCACAAAGACTTATTATTTCCGCTCCGTCTTGTCGACGCTTTGTACAGACTCGACTGTTCCTGA
- the LOC105691196 gene encoding uncharacterized protein LOC105691196 isoform X1 produces the protein MSYHNVNGYRSSTCNILDIPDEMLIEIISYLNARDRLTLSCLSRRFNALIFEEKKSLRALDFSEKGYLTSMSDILKYFNNKNKYEHIHSININNVYCTRPAQILQCIGKAVNLVDINITGNTFKDVVQLASFLKPLKHVKKLCINWPTALINDVMCCKILEEPFGRLTHLTLTLCNVKYKKTLIYALELCQNLEELCLLQTTEWLSSGIGDPWFPEPKKLTKLRVAACCGCDTEFLRRIVVDMLPNPEQWAKFQPYDATNTHYFYFEREVQVFKELYDNVRMDFNPFTQSLQKVAWFLLFECLLREVIKIIDHSAPSKFCCLSHCTDQYLCLLRIKEAKLLLKNPRHQLTYLYLNHNIEPGCDVHLVAATFPSLSKLVLSNVIKSKGSLLKKVEAEIGFKRKRLALEEQNHSADQSSFSKLVEATPNLKDLTLCGSTLQEDQSWDLSALHLIKKWESLTTLCLANLPIRSGQFLVEIGKQCTNLELLRLENLGARGVCCYRTELQQMLTNCQNLKDFAMRQDNLGQVSPLFAKLSENPKLRRVCVSSLGKGNIIGDLVLAVGNLMSSANLILFVCEIEGMTQAACTRLKSNLQRLKEVLHRPTFQFEVNWLGSPEPARNVSLHSIHKDLLFPLRLVDALYRLDCS, from the exons ATGAGTTATCACAACGTCAACGGTTACAG GTCTAGCACCTGCAACATATTGGATATCCCAGATGAAATGTTGATTGAAATCATCTCATATCTCAACGCAAGAGATCGCCTCACACTCAGTTGTTTGTCCAGGAGGTTTAATGCCCTTATatttgaggagaaaaaatctttgag agctctggatttttcagaaaaaggCTACTTGACTTCTATGTCAGACATACTTAAGTATTTCAATAATAAGAACAAATATGAGCACATACATTCCATAAACATCAACAATGTCTACTGCACAAGACCAGCGCAAATATTGCAATGTATTGGTAAGGCAGTAAACCTCGTCGACATCAACATTACTGGAAACACATTTAAAGATGTGGTCCAGTTAGCTTCTTTTCTGAAACCATTGAAACAtgttaaaaaattatgcatAAATTGGCCGACTGCTTTAATTAATGATGTAATGTGCTGTAAGATTTTGGAGGAACCATTTGGTAGGCTCACACATCTGACGCTGACACTTTGCAACGTCAAATACAAGAAAACGTTGATCTATGCGTTAGAACTATGTCAAAATCTAGAAGAACTGTGCTTGCTACAGACAACTGAGTGGCTGTCGTCTGGTATTGGAGATCCTTGGTTTCCAGAGCCTAAGAAACTTACAAAACTCAGGGTAGCTGCGTGCTGTGGCTGCGACACAGAATTCCTCAGACGAATCGTCGTTGACATGTTGCCAAATCCTGAACAGTGGGCTAAGTTTCAACCATACGACGCGACAAATACGCATTACTTTTACTTTG AACGCGAGGTTCAGGTATTTAAGGAGCTGTACGATAATGTACGCATGGATTTTAACCCCTTTACGCAGTCCCTGCAGAAAGTGGCATGGTTCCTGCTTTTTGAATGTCTGTTGAGAGAGGTCATTAAAATTATCGATCACTCAGCTCCGAGTAAGTTCTGCTGTTTATCCCACTGTACGGATCAATATCTGTGCTTGCTGAGGATCAAAGAGGCAAAG TTACTGCTTAAAAATCCTAGACACCAATTAACTTATCTATATTTGAACCACAACATAGAACCAGGGTGTGACGTCCATCTAGTTGCAGCAACCTTTCCAAGTCTTTCCAAGCTTGTTTTATCCAATGTAATTAAAAGCAAag GCTCTTTGTTAAAGAAAGTTGAAGCAGAAATAGGATTTAAAAGAAAACGTTTGGCTCTCGAGGAACAAAATCATTCGGCAGACCAATCGTCTTTCAGCAAGCTTGTCGAGGCCACTCCTAATCTGAAAGATCTCACTCTTTGCGGGAG TACGCTTCAAGAAGATCAATCATGGGACTTGAGTGCGCTGCATCTGATTAAGAAGTGGGAAAGTCTGACAACTTTGTGTCTTGCAAATTTGCCAATTAGGAGTGGTCAGTTTCTGGTTGAGATCGGAAAACAATGTACAAATCTGGAGCTCTTGAGACTGGAAAATTTAGGTGCCCGAGGTGTCTGTTGCTACAGGACTGAGCTTCAGCAGATGTTGACTAACTGTCAAAACTTGAAAGATTTTGCTATGCGCCAAGATAACTTGGGGCAGGTGTCCCCTCTTTTTGCAAAACTTTCCGAAAATCCGAAACTCAGAAGAGTCTGTGTTAGCAGTTTAGGCAAAGGAAATATCATTGGTGACTTAGTGTTGGCGGTGGGAAATTTAATGAGTTCAGCCAACTTAATTCTGTTTGTATGCGAAATCGAGGGAATGACTCAGGCAGCATGCACCAGACTGAAATCTAACTTACAGAG GTTGAAGGAGGTATTGCACCGTCCAACTTTCCAGTTTGAAGTCAATTGGCTTGGCTCTCCTGAACCTGCTCGGAACGTCAGCTTGCATTCTATCCACAAAGACTTATTATTTCCGCTCCGTCTTGTCGACGCTTTGTACAGACTCGACTGTTCCTGA
- the LOC105691196 gene encoding uncharacterized protein LOC105691196 isoform X3: MSYHNVNGYRSSTCNILDIPDEMLIEIISYLNARDRLTLSCLSRRFNALIFEEKKSLRALDFSEKGYLTSMSDILKYFNNKNKYEHIHSININNVYCTRPAQILQCIGKAVNLVDINITGNTFKDVVQLASFLKPLKHVKKLCINWPTALINDVMCCKILEEPFGRLTHLTLTLCNVKYKKTLIYALELCQNLEELCLLQTTEWLSSGIGDPWFPEPKKLTKLRVAACCGCDTEFLRRIVVDMLPNPEQWAKFQPYDATNTHYFYFEREVQVFKELYDNVRMDFNPFTQSLQKVAWFLLFECLLREVIKIIDHSAPKPGCDVHLVAATFPSLSKLVLSNVIKSKGSLLKKVEAEIGFKRKRLALEEQNHSADQSSFSKLVEATPNLKDLTLCGSTLQEDQSWDLSALHLIKKWESLTTLCLANLPIRSGQFLVEIGKQCTNLELLRLENLGARGVCCYRTELQQMLTNCQNLKDFAMRQDNLGQVSPLFAKLSENPKLRRVCVSSLGKGNIIGDLVLAVGNLMSSANLILFVCEIEGMTQAACTRLKSNLQRLKEVLHRPTFQFEVNWLGSPEPARNVSLHSIHKDLLFPLRLVDALYRLDCS, encoded by the exons ATGAGTTATCACAACGTCAACGGTTACAG GTCTAGCACCTGCAACATATTGGATATCCCAGATGAAATGTTGATTGAAATCATCTCATATCTCAACGCAAGAGATCGCCTCACACTCAGTTGTTTGTCCAGGAGGTTTAATGCCCTTATatttgaggagaaaaaatctttgag agctctggatttttcagaaaaaggCTACTTGACTTCTATGTCAGACATACTTAAGTATTTCAATAATAAGAACAAATATGAGCACATACATTCCATAAACATCAACAATGTCTACTGCACAAGACCAGCGCAAATATTGCAATGTATTGGTAAGGCAGTAAACCTCGTCGACATCAACATTACTGGAAACACATTTAAAGATGTGGTCCAGTTAGCTTCTTTTCTGAAACCATTGAAACAtgttaaaaaattatgcatAAATTGGCCGACTGCTTTAATTAATGATGTAATGTGCTGTAAGATTTTGGAGGAACCATTTGGTAGGCTCACACATCTGACGCTGACACTTTGCAACGTCAAATACAAGAAAACGTTGATCTATGCGTTAGAACTATGTCAAAATCTAGAAGAACTGTGCTTGCTACAGACAACTGAGTGGCTGTCGTCTGGTATTGGAGATCCTTGGTTTCCAGAGCCTAAGAAACTTACAAAACTCAGGGTAGCTGCGTGCTGTGGCTGCGACACAGAATTCCTCAGACGAATCGTCGTTGACATGTTGCCAAATCCTGAACAGTGGGCTAAGTTTCAACCATACGACGCGACAAATACGCATTACTTTTACTTTG AACGCGAGGTTCAGGTATTTAAGGAGCTGTACGATAATGTACGCATGGATTTTAACCCCTTTACGCAGTCCCTGCAGAAAGTGGCATGGTTCCTGCTTTTTGAATGTCTGTTGAGAGAGGTCATTAAAATTATCGATCACTCAGCTCCGA AACCAGGGTGTGACGTCCATCTAGTTGCAGCAACCTTTCCAAGTCTTTCCAAGCTTGTTTTATCCAATGTAATTAAAAGCAAag GCTCTTTGTTAAAGAAAGTTGAAGCAGAAATAGGATTTAAAAGAAAACGTTTGGCTCTCGAGGAACAAAATCATTCGGCAGACCAATCGTCTTTCAGCAAGCTTGTCGAGGCCACTCCTAATCTGAAAGATCTCACTCTTTGCGGGAG TACGCTTCAAGAAGATCAATCATGGGACTTGAGTGCGCTGCATCTGATTAAGAAGTGGGAAAGTCTGACAACTTTGTGTCTTGCAAATTTGCCAATTAGGAGTGGTCAGTTTCTGGTTGAGATCGGAAAACAATGTACAAATCTGGAGCTCTTGAGACTGGAAAATTTAGGTGCCCGAGGTGTCTGTTGCTACAGGACTGAGCTTCAGCAGATGTTGACTAACTGTCAAAACTTGAAAGATTTTGCTATGCGCCAAGATAACTTGGGGCAGGTGTCCCCTCTTTTTGCAAAACTTTCCGAAAATCCGAAACTCAGAAGAGTCTGTGTTAGCAGTTTAGGCAAAGGAAATATCATTGGTGACTTAGTGTTGGCGGTGGGAAATTTAATGAGTTCAGCCAACTTAATTCTGTTTGTATGCGAAATCGAGGGAATGACTCAGGCAGCATGCACCAGACTGAAATCTAACTTACAGAG GTTGAAGGAGGTATTGCACCGTCCAACTTTCCAGTTTGAAGTCAATTGGCTTGGCTCTCCTGAACCTGCTCGGAACGTCAGCTTGCATTCTATCCACAAAGACTTATTATTTCCGCTCCGTCTTGTCGACGCTTTGTACAGACTCGACTGTTCCTGA